From Caminibacter mediatlanticus TB-2, the proteins below share one genomic window:
- a CDS encoding GGDEF domain-containing protein, whose protein sequence is MNKFIKFVLFDFLISIIIGVSLFLILNNIFYLNDELSFFISSSIFVLFFIFSSFLSFFIFKLKTKIEELSFQIDKLSKFDETTNVYKRLYFIEIVEKYINAAKRKNLPLSAMIIDIDNFQEINRQYGHNFGDKILKVVAEKIKENLRKSDVLGRFGGDEFIIVSFATKEELYNLAKRISKSVSSLKIDEYEINIMLSIGIAQLSIYEDLQKLIKKTEEAKLLAKQKGGNRVDYLEHFLLFE, encoded by the coding sequence TTGAATAAATTTATAAAATTTGTTTTATTTGATTTTTTAATATCTATAATTATTGGAGTTAGTTTATTTCTAATATTAAATAATATTTTTTATCTGAATGATGAATTGTCTTTTTTTATAAGTAGTAGTATTTTTGTTTTATTTTTTATTTTTAGTAGTTTTTTATCTTTTTTTATTTTTAAACTTAAAACAAAAATTGAAGAATTAAGTTTTCAAATAGATAAATTATCTAAATTTGATGAGACAACAAATGTTTATAAAAGATTATATTTTATTGAAATAGTTGAAAAGTATATTAATGCAGCAAAACGTAAAAACTTACCATTAAGTGCTATGATTATTGATATAGATAATTTTCAAGAAATAAATAGGCAGTATGGACATAATTTTGGTGATAAAATATTAAAAGTTGTTGCTGAAAAAATTAAAGAAAATCTTAGAAAATCTGATGTTTTAGGAAGATTTGGTGGTGATGAGTTTATAATTGTTAGTTTTGCTACGAAAGAGGAGTTATATAATTTAGCAAAAAGAATTAGTAAAAGTGTCTCATCTTTAAAAATTGATGAATATGAAATTAATATAATGCTAAGTATTGGTATTGCACAATTAAGTATATATGAAGATTTACAAAAACTTATTAAAAAAACAGAAGAAGCCAAGTTACTTGCTAAACAAAAAGGTGGTAATAGAGTAGATTATTTGGAACACTTTTTGCTTTTTGAGTAA
- a CDS encoding flagellar basal body L-ring protein FlgH, producing MKRKITLLFPLVFYVGCATHPMDPTITMTPPKYVEEMPSKTQDNIQNPGSLFTNGDNLFSDTKAKKVNDVVTVLITEQIKQSSQASKKLNEANTDAGGLLDASISGSAYFGGREEKLAKTGISLNLPSMNSNRTFQGSGSQQRNEQFQTTISARIVKILANGNYYIYGTREIYVDGQKQIIKISGVIRPEDISPDNTIDSKYIADAKIAYETEGDIKRYTEQNWFAKFWSAIVPW from the coding sequence TTGAAAAGAAAAATTACTCTTTTATTTCCATTAGTTTTTTATGTAGGTTGTGCAACACACCCAATGGACCCTACAATTACAATGACACCTCCTAAATATGTAGAAGAGATGCCAAGTAAAACACAAGATAATATTCAAAATCCAGGTTCACTTTTTACTAATGGAGACAATTTATTTTCAGATACAAAAGCAAAAAAAGTTAATGATGTTGTAACTGTTTTAATAACTGAACAAATAAAACAATCTTCACAAGCAAGTAAAAAACTTAATGAGGCAAATACAGATGCAGGTGGATTATTAGATGCTTCTATTTCAGGAAGTGCATATTTTGGAGGAAGAGAAGAAAAACTTGCAAAAACAGGCATTAGTCTTAATTTACCTTCTATGAATTCAAATAGAACTTTTCAAGGAAGTGGTTCTCAACAAAGAAATGAGCAGTTTCAAACAACAATTAGTGCAAGGATTGTAAAAATACTTGCTAATGGAAATTATTATATATATGGGACAAGAGAAATATATGTTGATGGTCAAAAACAGATAATTAAAATTAGTGGAGTAATTAGACCAGAGGATATAAGTCCTGATAATACAATTGATAGTAAATATATTGCTGATGCAAAAATAGCGTATGAAACTGAGGGAGATATTAAAAGATATACTGAACAAAATTGGTTTGCTAAGTTTTGGAGTGCGATAGTACCTTGGTAA
- the hemW gene encoding radical SAM family heme chaperone HemW — protein sequence MKNEKLLYIHIPFCDSKCHYCAFNSYTNLNHLKKEYFNAIKTQIENDINKSIQFKTLFIGGGTPSTMKIDFYEKLMKLLEYNLKDAIELTIECNPNVTIEWLKEIKNLGFNRISFGVQSFDEEKLKFLNRNHSPIQAINSIENAQKVGFENINLDLIYSTSLDNNKLLENDLKTTFSLPITHISAYSLMIEENTKWEGDFSKRKENEELEIWFINKIKEKFNQYEISNFGKPCIHNLGYWKLNEYIGIGAGAVGFKKMENGEWKMENEELRKQISNKQSINLLSFRYYTQNDVYEYLKNPCKYKYEMLTDEDIKKEKIFLGLRSIIGFEENILNNKEKTRVKHLIKENKLYKKENRIYSLDFLLADAITSYILD from the coding sequence ATGAAAAATGAAAAATTACTTTATATACATATACCTTTTTGTGATAGTAAATGTCATTATTGTGCATTTAATTCATATACAAACCTAAATCATTTAAAAAAAGAGTATTTTAATGCAATAAAAACTCAAATAGAAAATGATATAAATAAGAGTATTCAATTTAAAACTCTTTTTATTGGGGGTGGGACTCCATCAACAATGAAAATAGATTTTTACGAAAAATTAATGAAATTATTAGAATATAATTTAAAAGATGCAATAGAATTAACAATTGAATGTAATCCAAATGTCACTATTGAATGGTTAAAAGAGATAAAAAATTTAGGATTTAATAGAATAAGTTTTGGAGTACAAAGTTTTGATGAAGAAAAATTAAAATTTTTAAATAGAAATCACTCTCCAATTCAAGCAATAAATTCAATAGAAAATGCTCAAAAAGTAGGATTTGAAAATATAAATTTAGATTTGATTTATTCTACCTCTCTTGATAACAATAAACTCTTAGAAAATGATTTAAAAACTACTTTTTCTCTTCCAATAACTCACATAAGCGCTTATTCTTTAATGATAGAAGAAAATACTAAATGGGAAGGTGATTTTTCAAAAAGAAAAGAAAACGAAGAGCTTGAAATTTGGTTTATTAATAAAATAAAAGAAAAATTCAATCAATATGAAATATCAAATTTTGGAAAACCTTGTATTCACAATTTAGGATATTGGAAATTAAATGAATATATAGGAATTGGAGCTGGGGCTGTTGGGTTTAAAAAAATGGAGAATGGAGAATGGAAAATGGAGAATGAAGAATTAAGAAAACAAATTTCTAATAAGCAGTCTATAAATTTACTATCTTTTAGATATTATACTCAAAATGATGTTTATGAATATTTAAAAAATCCTTGCAAATATAAATATGAAATGTTAACTGATGAAGATATAAAAAAAGAAAAAATTTTTTTAGGGCTTAGGTCAATAATCGGATTTGAAGAAAATATTTTAAATAATAAAGAAAAAACAAGAGTCAAACATTTAATTAAAGAAAATAAATTATATAAAAAAGAAAATAGAATTTATTCTTTAGACTTTTTACTTGCTGATGCAATAACTTCTTATATCCTTGATTAA
- a CDS encoding RNA pyrophosphohydrolase: MKKYRPNVAAIILSPKYPEKVEIFIAKRTDVDAWQFPQGGIDEGESPREALLRELKEEIGTDEVEIIAEMPEWLKYDFPKKIAQKMYPFDGQTQKYFLVKLKPNAKINLDTEIPEFKDYKFVSKDEIFNYVKSFKRPVYKIVLDYFTKEGYI; the protein is encoded by the coding sequence TTGAAAAAATATAGACCAAATGTAGCAGCAATTATACTCTCACCTAAGTATCCTGAAAAAGTGGAAATTTTTATTGCTAAAAGAACAGATGTTGATGCTTGGCAATTTCCACAAGGTGGAATTGATGAGGGTGAGAGTCCAAGAGAAGCTTTACTTAGAGAACTTAAAGAAGAAATAGGTACAGATGAGGTAGAAATTATTGCTGAGATGCCAGAATGGTTAAAATATGATTTTCCAAAAAAGATTGCACAGAAGATGTATCCGTTTGATGGACAAACACAAAAATATTTTTTAGTAAAATTAAAGCCAAATGCAAAAATAAATTTAGATACAGAAATTCCTGAATTTAAAGATTATAAGTTTGTTAGTAAAGATGAAATTTTTAATTATGTTAAATCATTTAAAAGACCAGTATATAAGATTGTTTTAGATTATTTTACAAAAGAAGGTTATATTTAA
- a CDS encoding aspartate kinase: MLVVQKFGGTSVGDLDRIDNVANIVKSYKERGDDVVVVVSAMAGETNKLLDYANHFSKTPPQREVDLLVSSGERVTSALLSIALQSKGIPAIALTGRQAGIKTTSDHTKARIMDIDPEKMQKHLKEGKVVIVAGFQGINENGDVTTLGRGGSDLTAVAIAGALKADKCEIYTDVDGIYTTDPRIEPKAKKIDVISYDEMLELASLGAKVMQSRSVELAKKLNVDIEVKSSFKPEIKGTLITKESKDMEKVLVSGIALDKNQARVSIFGVDDRPGISAEIFEKLANKNINVDMIVQNVGKDGKANLTFTVPQTEVELTKEVLKEYENNTENIEYDTDIAKVSVVGVGMKSHSGVAAKAFKTLANENINILMISTSEIKISMVIDEKYGELAVRALHKAYELDK, translated from the coding sequence ATGTTAGTAGTTCAAAAATTTGGTGGGACAAGTGTAGGGGATTTAGATAGAATAGATAATGTAGCAAATATTGTAAAAAGTTATAAAGAAAGAGGAGATGATGTAGTTGTTGTTGTCTCAGCTATGGCTGGTGAGACTAATAAGTTACTTGATTATGCAAATCATTTTAGTAAAACTCCTCCTCAAAGAGAAGTTGATTTACTTGTTAGTAGTGGAGAGAGAGTAACAAGTGCTCTTCTTAGTATTGCTCTTCAAAGCAAAGGTATACCAGCAATTGCCCTAACAGGTAGACAAGCAGGTATTAAAACAACAAGCGACCATACAAAAGCAAGAATTATGGATATAGACCCTGAGAAAATGCAAAAGCATTTAAAAGAAGGAAAGGTAGTAATAGTTGCTGGATTTCAAGGTATTAATGAAAATGGTGATGTAACTACTCTTGGAAGAGGAGGGAGTGATTTAACAGCAGTTGCTATTGCAGGTGCATTAAAAGCTGATAAATGCGAAATCTATACTGATGTTGATGGAATTTATACAACAGACCCAAGAATTGAGCCAAAAGCTAAGAAAATTGATGTTATAAGTTATGATGAAATGTTAGAACTTGCAAGTCTTGGAGCAAAAGTTATGCAATCACGCTCAGTTGAGCTTGCTAAGAAATTAAATGTAGATATTGAAGTAAAATCAAGTTTTAAACCAGAAATTAAAGGTACACTAATTACAAAGGAGAGTAAAGATATGGAAAAAGTATTAGTTAGTGGAATTGCACTTGATAAAAATCAAGCAAGAGTAAGTATTTTTGGAGTAGATGATAGACCTGGAATTAGTGCAGAAATTTTTGAAAAACTTGCAAATAAAAATATAAATGTTGATATGATAGTTCAAAATGTAGGAAAAGATGGAAAAGCAAATTTAACTTTTACAGTCCCACAAACAGAAGTAGAATTAACAAAAGAGGTTTTAAAAGAGTATGAAAATAATACTGAAAATATTGAATATGATACTGATATTGCAAAAGTAAGTGTTGTTGGAGTTGGAATGAAGTCTCATAGTGGAGTTGCTGCAAAAGCATTTAAAACATTAGCAAATGAAAATATTAATATTTTAATGATTTCAACAAGTGAAATTAAAATCTCAATGGTAATTGATGAAAAATATGGTGAATTAGCAGTTAGAGCATTACATAAAGCTTATGAATTGGATAAATAA
- a CDS encoding HobA family DNA replication regulator encodes MDLNRFVIDFIRKKNIKWMEERRLDFVPLLSNFLIQILDGKSVLIITDGEREWFNDYIINKINNFSEFKPSFIPIFNIFKIAPQIKLARHPEQFDMIEDMLNIAFNENYIFWYIGKETNLLKFARRKPNSFFWIMDTDLSKNFYLKSLDERLNYKLIDLVEIINESLKAAIFGEIEI; translated from the coding sequence ATGGATTTAAATCGCTTTGTTATAGATTTTATCCGTAAAAAAAATATAAAATGGATGGAAGAGAGGAGGCTTGATTTTGTGCCTCTTTTATCTAATTTTTTAATCCAAATATTAGATGGCAAAAGTGTTTTGATTATCACTGATGGTGAGAGAGAGTGGTTTAATGATTATATTATAAATAAAATTAACAATTTTAGTGAATTCAAACCTTCATTTATCCCTATTTTTAATATTTTTAAAATAGCTCCTCAAATAAAACTTGCAAGACATCCTGAACAATTTGATATGATTGAAGATATGTTAAATATTGCTTTTAATGAAAATTATATTTTTTGGTATATAGGAAAAGAGACAAATTTATTAAAATTTGCAAGAAGAAAACCAAACTCTTTTTTTTGGATAATGGATACAGATTTGTCTAAAAATTTTTATTTAAAATCTCTTGATGAAAGGTTAAATTATAAACTAATTGATTTAGTTGAGATTATAAATGAATCTTTAAAAGCTGCTATTTTTGGAGAGATTGAAATTTGA
- a CDS encoding DNA polymerase III subunit delta' has translation MNKLIMTNDFEKIINEIKPNEVFLKDELKIEDIEEIKKVSFLTDKNKKTILIAANKYNIYAQNALLKILEEPPKNIEFIILTKSKYNLLDTIRSRLIEEKKFFQQEEKSIKIDKITNSFILELLKKDLEKDEIKLILKDLLKKAKNEEELKFINDALMMLELNIDKKAVLSTALLLFKENI, from the coding sequence TTGAATAAATTAATAATGACAAATGATTTTGAAAAAATAATTAATGAAATTAAACCAAATGAAGTATTTTTAAAAGATGAATTAAAAATAGAAGATATAGAAGAGATAAAAAAAGTTAGTTTTTTAACAGATAAAAATAAAAAAACTATTTTAATAGCTGCAAATAAATATAATATTTATGCTCAAAATGCTCTTTTAAAAATTTTAGAAGAACCACCTAAAAATATAGAATTTATTATACTTACTAAAAGTAAGTATAATTTATTAGATACTATTCGTTCTCGTTTAATAGAAGAGAAAAAGTTTTTTCAACAAGAAGAAAAAAGTATAAAAATAGATAAAATTACTAATAGTTTTATTTTAGAATTATTAAAAAAAGATTTAGAAAAAGATGAAATAAAATTAATTTTAAAAGATTTACTAAAAAAAGCTAAAAATGAAGAAGAGTTAAAATTTATTAACGATGCTTTAATGATGCTTGAATTAAATATAGATAAAAAGGCTGTTTTATCAACTGCATTACTTTTATTTAAGGAGAATATTTGA
- the folP gene encoding dihydropteroate synthase translates to MRVYRLNCDIDLKRVMLKIGVDKPGIEIMKKKKCEFIFYIKDITCGAANILKQDALSIGAELAVPRGVPDCTNKIFDAILLCNKKQLEILSKKELAQPFKLKELAKSLREFINLPTFPTKIMGVINANDDSFFEGSRFKGNDAILKIEEMIENGAKMIDIGGVSSRPGSEYVGREEELRRVKPIIDEIYKSRLYEKAIFSIDTFDEVVLEYALDRGFKIANDITGLERDEYAKVAGKYGASVVIMHKKGDPKDMQNNPFYENVILEIDEFFSERVKKAKNFGIKDIILDVGIGFGKRLEDNIALIKHLGHFLHFGYELLIGASRKSMIDMIMQKENVKTTPADRLPGTLAIHLESIRNGASIIRCHDVKEHFQAIKVYEAIKEFDV, encoded by the coding sequence TTGAGAGTTTATAGATTAAATTGCGATATAGATTTAAAAAGAGTTATGTTAAAAATAGGAGTTGATAAACCAGGTATTGAAATTATGAAAAAAAAGAAGTGTGAATTTATTTTTTATATAAAAGATATAACTTGTGGGGCGGCAAATATACTAAAACAAGATGCTTTAAGTATTGGAGCTGAGCTTGCAGTCCCAAGAGGGGTGCCAGATTGTACAAATAAAATTTTTGATGCAATTTTACTTTGTAATAAAAAACAGCTTGAAATTTTAAGTAAAAAAGAACTTGCTCAACCTTTTAAATTAAAAGAGTTAGCTAAAAGTTTAAGAGAGTTTATTAATTTACCAACTTTTCCTACTAAAATTATGGGTGTAATTAATGCAAATGATGATAGTTTTTTTGAGGGAAGTAGATTTAAAGGAAATGATGCTATTTTAAAAATCGAAGAGATGATAGAAAATGGAGCCAAAATGATTGATATTGGTGGAGTTTCAAGTAGGCCTGGAAGTGAGTATGTTGGAAGAGAAGAAGAACTTAGAAGAGTTAAACCTATTATTGATGAAATTTATAAATCAAGACTCTATGAAAAGGCTATTTTTAGTATTGATACATTTGATGAAGTAGTATTAGAATATGCACTTGATAGAGGATTTAAAATAGCAAATGATATAACAGGACTTGAAAGAGATGAATATGCAAAAGTAGCTGGTAAATATGGAGCATCAGTTGTTATTATGCATAAAAAAGGAGACCCAAAAGATATGCAAAATAACCCATTTTATGAAAATGTGATATTAGAAATAGATGAGTTTTTTAGTGAAAGAGTAAAGAAGGCTAAAAATTTTGGAATTAAAGATATTATTTTAGATGTTGGAATTGGTTTTGGAAAAAGGCTGGAAGACAATATTGCATTAATTAAACATTTAGGACATTTTTTACACTTTGGATATGAACTATTAATTGGAGCAAGTAGAAAATCTATGATTGATATGATTATGCAAAAAGAAAATGTTAAAACAACCCCTGCTGATAGACTTCCTGGTACTCTTGCTATTCATCTTGAATCTATTAGAAATGGAGCGAGTATTATTAGATGTCACGATGTAAAAGAGCATTTTCAAGCAATAAAAGTTTATGAAGCAATTAAGGAGTTTGATGTATAG
- a CDS encoding HesA/MoeB/ThiF family protein produces the protein MYRRQIEVIGKKNQEILSQKEILIVGCGGLGNIIATTLSCIGLKKIYLVDFDLIERHNIHRQFQFSEDDVGNSKSIMLSKKIKRCKDTEIIAINEKFSKDLNVNVDIVFDATDNFEVRLEIDKFAKKNNIPWIYASVEEFVGQVGVFKTTSFEIFATKTISPKGQLPSMVNLIGSIASMLGLKTLLNMQDEVFYFIDFKEDLEIKKFKIGG, from the coding sequence ATGTATAGAAGACAAATTGAAGTGATTGGTAAAAAAAATCAAGAAATTTTATCTCAAAAAGAGATTTTAATAGTAGGTTGCGGTGGGCTTGGTAATATAATTGCTACAACTCTTAGTTGTATAGGGCTAAAAAAAATATATTTAGTAGATTTTGATTTAATTGAGAGACATAATATTCATCGTCAATTTCAATTTAGTGAAGATGATGTTGGCAATAGTAAAAGTATTATGTTAAGTAAAAAGATTAAAAGATGCAAAGATACTGAAATTATTGCGATAAATGAAAAGTTTAGTAAAGATTTGAATGTAAATGTTGATATTGTTTTTGATGCAACAGATAATTTTGAAGTGAGGTTAGAGATAGATAAATTTGCAAAAAAAAATAATATACCTTGGATTTATGCAAGTGTTGAGGAGTTTGTTGGTCAAGTTGGGGTTTTTAAAACAACCTCATTTGAAATTTTTGCAACTAAAACTATTTCTCCAAAAGGACAGCTTCCTTCTATGGTAAATTTGATTGGTAGTATAGCTTCAATGCTTGGGCTTAAAACGTTACTTAATATGCAAGATGAAGTTTTTTATTTTATTGACTTTAAGGAGGATTTAGAGATAAAAAAATTTAAAATAGGAGGGTAA
- a CDS encoding KamA family radical SAM protein produces MRYKSYSVKSFEKLPFVRKMDKEDIENIKVVSKIFPFKINEYIASLVDWNNYKDDPIFRLIFPHKDMLDSKDFEKLKNSNDEKLIYDIRMKLNPHPAGQMENIPEINGKRLEGSQHKYKETILFFPKQGQTCHAYCSFCFRWPQFIGINELKFASKEVEILIEYIKANPTITDVLFTGGDPLVMSTKLLKAYIKPLIEAKIPHLKNIRIGTKALSFWPYRFLTDEDANELLDLFKYIVDSGYHLAFMAHFNHYKELQTDEVKEAVKKILSTGAIIRTQSPLLRHINDSSKVWEIMWKEQVALNMIPYYMFVARDTGAKRYFELPLSKAWEIYKGAISNVSGLARTVRGPSMSAKPGKIAVVGVSEINNEKVFVLNMLQAKNPDLVDIPFFAKYDEKASWIDELKPAFSEKFIFE; encoded by the coding sequence ATGAGATATAAGAGTTATTCTGTAAAAAGTTTTGAAAAATTACCATTTGTAAGAAAGATGGATAAAGAAGATATTGAAAATATTAAAGTTGTTTCAAAAATTTTTCCTTTTAAAATTAATGAATATATAGCAAGTTTAGTTGATTGGAATAATTATAAAGATGACCCGATTTTTAGGCTAATTTTTCCTCATAAAGATATGTTAGATAGCAAAGATTTTGAAAAATTAAAAAATAGTAATGATGAGAAATTAATTTATGATATTAGAATGAAGCTAAATCCACATCCAGCAGGTCAAATGGAAAATATACCCGAAATTAATGGTAAAAGGCTTGAAGGCTCTCAACATAAATATAAAGAAACTATTCTATTTTTCCCAAAACAAGGGCAAACTTGTCATGCTTATTGTAGTTTTTGTTTTAGGTGGCCTCAATTTATTGGAATTAATGAACTAAAATTTGCTTCAAAAGAAGTGGAAATTTTAATTGAATATATTAAAGCAAACCCAACTATTACTGATGTTTTATTTACCGGAGGAGACCCTCTTGTAATGAGTACAAAATTATTAAAAGCATACATAAAACCACTTATTGAAGCAAAAATACCTCATCTAAAAAATATAAGAATAGGAACAAAAGCATTATCTTTTTGGCCATATAGATTTTTAACTGATGAAGATGCAAATGAACTTTTAGATTTATTTAAATATATTGTAGATAGTGGGTATCATTTAGCATTTATGGCTCATTTTAATCATTATAAAGAGTTACAAACAGATGAAGTAAAAGAAGCAGTTAAAAAAATTTTATCAACAGGGGCTATTATAAGAACTCAATCTCCACTTCTTAGACATATTAATGACTCTTCAAAAGTGTGGGAGATTATGTGGAAAGAACAAGTCGCATTAAATATGATTCCATATTATATGTTTGTAGCAAGAGATACAGGAGCTAAGAGATATTTTGAACTTCCTCTTAGCAAAGCGTGGGAGATTTACAAAGGTGCAATTTCAAATGTAAGTGGTCTTGCAAGGACTGTTAGAGGTCCAAGTATGAGTGCAAAACCTGGAAAAATTGCAGTAGTAGGAGTTAGTGAAATTAATAATGAAAAAGTGTTTGTTTTAAATATGCTTCAAGCAAAAAATCCAGATTTAGTAGATATACCATTTTTTGCAAAATATGATGAAAAAGCAAGCTGGATTGATGAGCTAAAACCAGCTTTTAGTGAGAAATTTATTTTTGAATAA
- a CDS encoding pyridoxine 5'-phosphate synthase codes for MKLGVNIDHIATLRNARRINEPDPLMALEILKEAEADQVTIHLREDRRHIMDFDAKRICENSFLPVNMECSINDEIIDIICKLKPHRATLVPERREEVTTEGGLDIIKYKEKIKKVIEKLHQNDIEVSLFIDPDFSQIKASKEVNAEMIEIHTGKYANLFLALNSNINHTPFKIYENFSKKELKKFLEEELNLIKDAVKVANDLDLEVAAGHGLNYQNVKEIAQMEGIIELNIGHSIIANSIFIGLKKAVKKMKKLIQK; via the coding sequence ATGAAACTTGGTGTTAATATTGACCATATCGCAACTCTAAGAAATGCAAGAAGAATTAATGAACCCGACCCTTTAATGGCTCTTGAAATTTTAAAAGAAGCAGAAGCTGACCAAGTCACAATACATTTAAGAGAGGATAGAAGACATATAATGGACTTTGATGCTAAAAGAATTTGTGAAAATAGTTTTTTACCTGTTAATATGGAATGTAGTATTAATGATGAAATAATTGATATTATTTGCAAACTTAAACCTCATCGTGCTACTCTTGTACCTGAGAGAAGAGAAGAAGTAACAACAGAAGGAGGACTTGATATTATCAAATATAAAGAAAAAATAAAAAAAGTCATTGAAAAATTACATCAAAATGATATTGAAGTATCTCTTTTTATTGACCCAGATTTTTCTCAAATAAAAGCAAGTAAAGAAGTTAATGCTGAAATGATAGAAATTCATACAGGAAAATATGCAAATTTATTTTTAGCCTTAAATTCAAATATTAATCATACTCCTTTTAAAATTTATGAAAATTTCTCAAAAAAAGAGTTAAAAAAGTTTTTAGAAGAAGAATTAAATTTAATAAAAGATGCAGTAAAAGTTGCTAATGATTTAGACTTAGAAGTAGCAGCAGGACATGGACTTAATTATCAAAATGTTAAAGAAATTGCACAAATGGAAGGAATTATTGAATTAAATATTGGACATTCAATTATTGCAAATTCAATTTTTATTGGTCTTAAAAAGGCAGTAAAAAAGATGAAAAAGCTTATTCAAAAATAA
- the rpiB gene encoding ribose 5-phosphate isomerase B → MKYFIGTDHAGFEVKDFVINYLQKKGIEVEDLGCYSTESVDYPDLAHKVANAVLENEGSKGILICGSGIGMSLAANKHKGIRAALCHDYYTASMARKHNDANILCFGARIVGKGEIESILEGWLNSEFEGGRHQRRVEKIDI, encoded by the coding sequence ATGAAATATTTTATTGGCACTGACCATGCTGGATTTGAAGTTAAAGATTTTGTGATTAATTATTTACAAAAAAAAGGAATAGAAGTAGAAGATTTAGGATGCTATTCAACTGAAAGTGTCGATTATCCAGACTTGGCTCATAAAGTAGCAAATGCAGTACTTGAAAATGAAGGAAGTAAAGGGATACTTATTTGTGGTAGTGGAATTGGAATGAGTCTTGCAGCAAACAAACATAAAGGAATTAGAGCAGCATTATGTCATGATTATTATACAGCTTCAATGGCAAGAAAACATAATGATGCTAATATTTTATGTTTTGGTGCAAGAATTGTTGGAAAAGGTGAAATTGAATCTATTCTTGAAGGATGGCTAAATAGTGAATTTGAAGGTGGTAGACATCAAAGAAGGGTAGAAAAAATTGATATTTAA
- the mog gene encoding molybdopterin adenylyltransferase, with product MVKIGIVTISDRASAGIYEDKSGKEIEKFLRENITNDFEITYKLIPDEFEEIVKTLKDLVNQKCSLIITTGGTGPAKRDVTPEATREVIEKELPGFGELMRMHSLKYVPTSILARGIAGVVKNSFILNLPGSPKAIKENLEAVWPAIPYAIDLIEGDYIESPSSFRPKKK from the coding sequence ATGGTAAAAATAGGCATAGTTACAATTAGTGATAGAGCAAGTGCAGGGATTTATGAAGATAAAAGTGGAAAAGAAATAGAAAAATTTTTAAGAGAAAATATTACAAATGATTTTGAAATTACTTATAAACTAATTCCTGATGAGTTTGAAGAAATTGTAAAAACTTTAAAAGATTTAGTCAATCAAAAATGCTCTTTAATTATTACAACAGGAGGTACAGGTCCTGCAAAAAGAGATGTTACACCAGAAGCTACACGAGAAGTCATTGAAAAAGAACTACCTGGATTTGGTGAGCTTATGAGAATGCATAGTTTAAAATATGTGCCAACCTCTATTTTAGCAAGAGGAATAGCAGGTGTTGTAAAAAATAGTTTTATTTTAAATTTACCAGGTTCTCCAAAAGCTATAAAAGAAAATCTTGAAGCAGTATGGCCAGCAATCCCTTATGCAATAGACTTAATTGAGGGAGATTATATAGAAAGTCCAAGCTCATTTAGACCTAAGAAAAAATAG